The following proteins are encoded in a genomic region of Devosia lucknowensis:
- a CDS encoding VOC family protein: MNKPLVKQVAHTCVYARDLDAVEAFYRDVLGVAPKFDFKRGEQRIGFYLDFGNRTFVEVFLKGESRFEDSNQINHICFETDDIDAFMSNARAKGVAVTDKKLGVDHTWQCWLADPSGVKIEIFQYTPDSMQFGADGVVCQVDW; encoded by the coding sequence TTGAACAAGCCCCTCGTCAAACAGGTTGCACATACCTGCGTTTATGCCCGCGACCTCGACGCCGTCGAGGCGTTCTATCGTGACGTGCTCGGGGTGGCGCCGAAATTCGACTTCAAGCGTGGCGAGCAGAGGATCGGGTTCTACCTCGATTTCGGCAACCGGACCTTCGTCGAGGTCTTCCTTAAAGGCGAAAGCCGCTTCGAGGACAGCAATCAGATCAATCACATCTGCTTCGAAACCGACGACATCGACGCCTTCATGAGCAATGCGCGCGCCAAGGGCGTTGCGGTGACCGACAAGAAGCTTGGTGTCGATCATACCTGGCAGTGCTGGCTGGCCGATCCGAGTGGGGTCAAGATCGAGATTTTCCAGTATACGCCCGACAGCATGCAGTTCGGTGCTGACGGCGTGGTTTGCCAGGTCGACTGGTAA